From Pedobacter indicus, a single genomic window includes:
- the rplU gene encoding 50S ribosomal protein L21: protein MYAIVDIAGKQFKVAKDQQIFVHRLQGEEGASIEFDNVLLAEDGGKFSVGTPSLKGAKVSAKILSHLKGDKVIVFKKKRRKGYKKKNGHRQQFTKIEITGISL, encoded by the coding sequence ATGTACGCAATAGTAGATATAGCAGGAAAGCAATTTAAAGTTGCAAAAGACCAGCAGATCTTTGTACACCGTTTACAAGGAGAAGAGGGCGCTAGTATTGAATTTGACAATGTATTGTTAGCAGAAGATGGTGGCAAGTTTAGCGTAGGGACTCCTTCGTTAAAAGGTGCTAAAGTTTCAGCTAAAATTTTGTCACATTTAAAAGGAGATAAGGTAATCGTTTTCAAAAAGAAACGCCGTAAAGGTTACAAAAAGAAAAATGGTCACCGCCAACAATTTACAAAAATTGAAATCACTGGCATTTCTTTATAA
- the rpmA gene encoding 50S ribosomal protein L27, whose translation MAHKKGAGSSKNGRESHSKRLGIKIFGGQNAVAGNIIVRQRGTKHHPDKNVGLGKDHTIFAMVDGTVMFKKKADNKSYVSVVPFDTEEVVEEKAAKPKVKTEKKAADSKADKKEAKAPKAKKEKVESDEAEVAENAE comes from the coding sequence ATGGCACATAAGAAAGGTGCGGGTAGTTCGAAAAACGGACGCGAGTCGCATAGTAAAAGATTAGGGATTAAGATTTTCGGCGGACAAAATGCGGTTGCCGGAAACATCATTGTACGTCAGCGTGGTACAAAACATCATCCAGATAAAAATGTAGGTTTGGGTAAAGATCATACAATCTTTGCAATGGTTGATGGTACTGTTATGTTCAAAAAGAAAGCAGATAACAAATCCTATGTTTCTGTAGTTCCGTTTGATACAGAAGAAGTTGTTGAAGAAAAAGCTGCTAAACCAAAAGTAAAAACTGAAAAGAAAGCAGCTGATTCAAAAGCAGATAAAAAAGAAGCAAAAGCTCCAAAAGCTAAGAAAGAGAAAGTAGAGTCTGATGAAGCAGAAGTTGCAGAAAACGCGGAGTAA
- a CDS encoding polyprenyl synthetase family protein: MQSIKIYQQIIHEAVTKFDFPHEPRNLYDPIRYLLDIGGKRIRPSLTLLAAEMFGADASKALPSALAIEVFHNFSLMHDDIMDKAPLRRGRDTVHEKWNANTAILSGDFMLIHSYTLLAQNSPNLIPSLLDIFNRTAAEVCIGQQLDMDYEKAQNVAINDYLEMIRLKTAVLIGTALQLGAMVAGAEKTQAELLYHYGVNLGIAFQLQDDYLDAYGDPIKFGKQLGGDILENKKTYLLIKALELSNEVDRKEILYWLQQTEYDPTEKINAIMGFYDKLKIQKYIKREIQMYTDKAYQALEKITLYKKRKEPLLQLSEELLNRKA, encoded by the coding sequence ATGCAATCAATAAAGATCTATCAGCAAATTATTCACGAAGCTGTCACTAAGTTTGATTTTCCTCATGAACCTCGAAATTTATATGATCCGATAAGATATTTGCTCGACATAGGAGGCAAACGTATTAGGCCATCATTAACTCTGTTAGCAGCAGAAATGTTTGGAGCTGATGCGTCTAAAGCGTTACCATCAGCCCTGGCAATCGAAGTGTTTCATAATTTCAGTCTCATGCATGACGACATCATGGATAAAGCTCCTCTTCGGCGAGGGCGTGACACTGTCCATGAGAAATGGAACGCAAACACAGCTATCTTGTCTGGTGACTTTATGTTAATTCACTCATACACATTATTAGCTCAGAACTCGCCGAACCTCATTCCATCTTTACTCGATATTTTCAATAGGACTGCGGCTGAAGTATGCATCGGTCAGCAGCTCGACATGGATTATGAAAAAGCACAGAATGTAGCAATAAATGATTATCTCGAAATGATACGACTGAAAACAGCTGTATTGATCGGGACTGCGTTGCAGCTTGGAGCGATGGTTGCAGGTGCGGAAAAGACACAAGCCGAACTCCTCTATCACTACGGCGTAAATCTCGGCATTGCGTTTCAACTACAAGACGATTACTTAGACGCTTACGGAGATCCGATTAAATTTGGCAAACAGCTCGGCGGAGATATCTTAGAAAACAAGAAAACCTATTTGCTTATTAAAGCATTAGAACTCTCAAATGAAGTCGATCGGAAAGAAATTCTTTATTGGCTACAACAAACGGAGTATGATCCCACTGAAAAGATCAATGCCATAATGGGTTTCTATGATAAGTTAAAAATTCAGAAATATATTAAGCGAGAAATTCAAATGTACACAGATAAAGCTTATCAGGCTTTAGAAAAAATTACGCTATATAAGAAAAGGAAAGAACCTTTACTACAACTAAGTGAGGAACTATTAAACAGAAAGGCATAG
- the rnr gene encoding ribonuclease R, producing the protein MAKNNTFKNILSQLITDVLRSSGNQAMNYKQVSSKLNITDPESRLGIQEILKAGTRSGQFKEVSKGKYVLKELRTIVVGKVDMTSDGSAYIVTDEFEEDIYVPPRKVRNALNGDIVKIHAYESKRVGKKEGEVIEILERSRTAFTGVLKVSPRFAFLITDDRKMLHDIFIPLEDLNGAKDNEKVVVSITDWPAGSKNPVGKVENVLGFQGENNAEMNAILADFGFPLSFPENVEKEANALPAELPASEIKKRKDFRNKLTFTIDPFDAKDFDDAISFVELENGRYEVGVHIADVTYYVQPDTALDHEAFERGTSVYLVDRVIPMLPERLSNNLCSLRPNEDKFCFSAVFELDDRANVHSEWFGKTIIHSDKRMSYEDAQEVIEGASSEIKEELLTLNKLAHLMRAKRFKNGAISFESVETKFHLDENGKPIGVYVRERKDAHKLIEDFMLLANKRVAEYIGKKGKGKNKLPFVYRSHDVPNESSLLNFTQFASRFGYKLNTNTSKETAHSLNRLMTDIEGKKEQNVLTQLAIRSMAKAIYTTKSSSHYGLGFDYYTHFTSPIRRYPDMMVHRLLEHYLNEGTAVNEEAYEKMASHASQMEKRAADAERASIKYKQAEYLQDQIGSEYIGIISGVTEWGIYVEIEENKCEGMIRLRDMTDDFYALDEKNYAIIGQRKKKRYQLGDEVKVKVKHVDLMKRQIDFILLS; encoded by the coding sequence ATGGCAAAAAACAATACGTTTAAAAATATACTTTCACAGCTGATTACCGATGTTCTGCGGAGCTCGGGTAACCAAGCGATGAATTACAAGCAAGTAAGCTCGAAACTTAACATTACAGATCCGGAGTCGAGACTCGGTATTCAAGAAATCCTAAAAGCGGGAACCAGATCGGGGCAGTTTAAAGAAGTTTCCAAGGGAAAATATGTACTGAAAGAGCTTAGAACTATTGTTGTCGGCAAGGTAGACATGACAAGCGATGGATCAGCTTATATCGTAACCGACGAATTTGAAGAAGACATTTACGTTCCACCGCGTAAAGTACGTAATGCGCTGAACGGTGACATTGTAAAAATTCACGCCTACGAGAGTAAAAGAGTGGGCAAGAAAGAAGGTGAGGTTATCGAAATTCTAGAGCGTTCCCGAACGGCTTTTACGGGTGTATTAAAAGTTTCACCCAGATTTGCATTTCTTATTACGGATGATCGCAAAATGCTTCATGATATTTTCATTCCACTTGAGGACTTAAACGGTGCGAAAGATAATGAGAAGGTGGTTGTAAGTATCACTGACTGGCCAGCTGGCAGTAAAAATCCCGTGGGCAAAGTCGAGAATGTCCTCGGTTTTCAGGGTGAGAATAATGCCGAAATGAATGCGATCCTCGCTGACTTCGGTTTCCCTCTGTCTTTCCCTGAGAACGTGGAAAAAGAAGCAAATGCTTTACCGGCTGAGCTACCTGCGAGTGAAATAAAAAAGAGGAAAGATTTTAGAAATAAACTAACATTTACAATTGATCCTTTTGATGCGAAGGATTTTGACGACGCTATATCCTTCGTTGAGCTTGAAAACGGTCGTTATGAAGTGGGAGTCCATATAGCCGATGTTACCTATTATGTACAGCCGGATACCGCTTTGGATCATGAAGCTTTCGAGCGAGGAACGTCTGTTTATTTGGTAGACCGGGTTATTCCGATGTTACCCGAACGTTTGTCCAACAACTTGTGTTCCCTACGGCCAAATGAAGATAAGTTCTGTTTCTCCGCTGTGTTCGAATTGGATGACCGTGCCAATGTTCACTCTGAATGGTTTGGAAAAACCATTATCCACTCAGACAAAAGAATGAGCTACGAAGACGCGCAAGAAGTGATTGAGGGAGCTAGTAGTGAAATTAAGGAAGAGCTTCTCACCTTAAACAAATTAGCACATCTCATGCGAGCAAAACGATTCAAAAACGGGGCAATTAGTTTTGAAAGCGTAGAAACTAAATTCCACTTGGATGAAAATGGTAAGCCTATTGGTGTTTATGTGAGAGAAAGGAAAGATGCCCATAAGCTCATTGAAGATTTTATGTTGCTTGCTAATAAACGTGTTGCTGAATATATCGGGAAAAAGGGAAAGGGCAAAAACAAACTGCCTTTCGTATATCGCTCTCACGACGTACCCAATGAAAGCAGCTTGCTCAATTTCACTCAGTTTGCTTCGCGTTTTGGCTACAAACTTAACACAAATACCAGTAAAGAGACCGCCCATTCTCTTAATAGACTAATGACTGATATTGAAGGAAAGAAAGAGCAGAACGTCTTAACGCAGCTTGCTATTCGTTCGATGGCGAAAGCTATATACACGACAAAATCAAGCAGTCATTATGGTCTAGGCTTTGATTATTACACCCACTTCACATCACCGATTAGACGGTATCCGGACATGATGGTACATCGACTTCTTGAACATTACCTTAACGAGGGTACCGCGGTGAACGAAGAAGCATATGAAAAAATGGCTTCACACGCGTCACAAATGGAAAAACGTGCAGCCGACGCAGAGAGGGCCTCTATCAAATATAAGCAAGCAGAATACTTACAAGATCAGATTGGCAGTGAATACATAGGTATCATTTCAGGTGTTACAGAATGGGGTATATATGTTGAGATAGAAGAAAACAAATGCGAGGGGATGATCCGTTTACGTGATATGACTGATGATTTTTATGCTTTAGACGAAAAGAATTATGCAATCATTGGCCAAAGAAAGAAAAAGAGATACCAACTCGGCGACGAAGTTAAAGTAAAAGTAAAACACGTAGACTTAATGAAGAGACAAATTGATTTCATCTTATTATCGTAG
- a CDS encoding ATP-binding protein — protein MKKQKTGSKIYHKIFFIIMACAVALGLAYVISKVAFDEMLNKVDKVSTPNEKLRLVSRISRDILQVDQLQRAQVLNTNNYTGYAKESDNILLALDSLENLYSSHDVQSQRIDSIRVLLKERDELFSSYVQVRKNLVDNQQFSSQIKNIATLIQSAPQSDSTIVTTEKKITTRTVEPPQQNEADRAERGFLSKIFGGRNRNPDTLPSAPRTIEEELNIQVDTIKNFRADSAEKKIDLAIQNLEQRQLQRSSSFVNLEAELTIAGNILVSNMFNILHEVEKEAMLQMELENLDARNVVNQSAQRIAYILLAFFVISVVLIYFILDDMRKSTAYRIALERAKNEAEYHSAAKQRFLSNMSHELRTPLQSIIGYTEQLKNQHSDNDKVNVIHQSSEHLLQIVNEILDYNMLNSGKFAFQEEVVNIGKLGNELVDIMKPQADQKNIKLILTSRIFGDGLVIGDAFRLKQILFNLVGNAIKFTEEGEVLLQIVSTDYGEKTDISFRIQDTGPGIIESDLKKIFNEFEQSTNANSGIHFGNGLGLTIVKTLIEEMGGEIKIKSVIDKGSVFTASFSLPTLKESIEIGPEQPSLMPASHFNGEVWVIDDDNYIIDLCDTILTKHRISHRVFHSPSDALKITVDERPDFLLTDMRMPGMTGKDIYKEFRRRYGSDIKIIAFTAQALPEERKEILSFGFDGLLLKPFKEASLLASLGVEADKPLMNHAESELIQTILEVNDDEVRPKVVKLFKEGTKKDLKELRRTISSKDIYETEFLLHRLAGRTAQMGEDSIAFILRKMEIDARAGDVPNIQEFNDIEHRLLLFIDALNKEEAI, from the coding sequence TTGAAAAAACAAAAAACAGGTTCGAAGATATATCATAAGATATTCTTTATCATCATGGCATGTGCGGTTGCATTAGGGTTAGCCTATGTGATAAGCAAGGTTGCCTTCGATGAAATGCTCAACAAAGTTGATAAAGTCTCCACTCCAAATGAGAAATTGCGTCTGGTAAGCCGAATATCCCGGGACATTCTTCAGGTCGATCAACTACAGCGCGCACAAGTCTTAAATACAAATAATTACACGGGGTATGCTAAAGAATCAGATAACATCCTATTAGCACTTGATTCTTTAGAGAATCTTTATTCAAGTCACGATGTACAATCTCAGCGGATAGATTCTATCCGGGTTCTGCTGAAGGAACGTGATGAGCTTTTTAGCTCGTATGTGCAGGTTCGTAAAAATTTGGTTGACAACCAGCAATTCTCAAGTCAGATAAAAAACATTGCAACTTTGATTCAATCAGCCCCGCAGAGTGACAGCACGATTGTCACGACTGAAAAGAAAATTACGACCCGTACTGTGGAGCCTCCGCAACAAAACGAAGCGGACCGGGCAGAACGGGGTTTCCTCTCTAAAATATTTGGAGGGCGTAATAGAAACCCTGACACCCTCCCCTCAGCTCCCAGGACGATTGAGGAAGAATTAAATATTCAAGTTGACACGATCAAGAATTTCCGAGCTGATAGTGCCGAGAAGAAAATTGATTTGGCTATCCAAAATCTGGAGCAGAGACAACTTCAGCGTAGTTCAAGTTTTGTCAACCTTGAAGCAGAGCTAACTATTGCTGGCAACATACTGGTCAGCAATATGTTCAACATTCTACATGAAGTAGAAAAGGAAGCCATGCTTCAGATGGAACTTGAAAACCTTGACGCGCGCAATGTTGTCAACCAAAGTGCTCAACGAATAGCATACATCCTATTAGCTTTCTTTGTGATATCAGTTGTATTAATCTATTTCATCTTAGACGATATGCGAAAAAGTACAGCCTATCGGATCGCTTTGGAAAGAGCAAAAAATGAAGCGGAATATCACAGTGCAGCAAAGCAAAGATTCCTCTCCAACATGAGCCATGAACTGCGCACACCTCTTCAATCAATAATTGGCTATACGGAACAATTGAAAAACCAACACTCTGACAATGATAAAGTTAATGTAATTCACCAGTCTTCTGAACATCTCTTACAGATTGTAAATGAGATACTAGACTATAACATGCTTAATTCAGGAAAATTTGCCTTTCAAGAAGAAGTGGTTAATATCGGAAAGCTTGGTAATGAGCTTGTCGATATCATGAAACCTCAGGCAGATCAAAAAAATATTAAACTGATACTAACATCCAGAATCTTTGGCGATGGATTAGTCATTGGAGACGCATTTCGCCTGAAGCAAATACTCTTCAACCTGGTCGGCAATGCCATTAAGTTTACCGAAGAGGGTGAAGTTTTACTTCAGATAGTATCTACCGACTATGGTGAAAAGACAGATATTAGCTTCCGGATACAGGATACGGGACCTGGTATCATCGAGTCTGACCTAAAGAAAATCTTTAATGAATTCGAGCAATCTACAAATGCAAATTCTGGAATTCATTTTGGCAATGGATTAGGTCTCACGATTGTGAAAACCCTCATTGAAGAAATGGGTGGTGAAATCAAAATTAAGAGTGTAATCGATAAAGGTTCTGTATTTACCGCTTCTTTCAGTCTTCCTACACTTAAAGAAAGCATTGAAATTGGACCAGAACAACCCTCATTGATGCCTGCATCACATTTCAACGGAGAGGTTTGGGTTATCGATGATGATAATTACATTATTGATCTATGTGATACCATTTTGACTAAACATCGAATTTCACATCGAGTTTTCCATTCGCCGTCGGACGCTCTGAAAATCACGGTTGATGAACGTCCTGATTTCCTGCTCACCGATATGCGTATGCCCGGCATGACAGGCAAAGACATCTATAAAGAGTTTAGAAGAAGATACGGAAGTGATATAAAGATCATTGCTTTTACTGCACAGGCTTTACCTGAAGAAAGGAAAGAAATACTTTCCTTTGGTTTCGATGGACTTTTACTAAAACCTTTTAAAGAAGCTAGTCTTCTTGCAAGCTTAGGGGTCGAAGCCGATAAGCCTTTAATGAACCATGCTGAAAGTGAGTTAATTCAAACGATTCTTGAGGTTAATGACGATGAAGTACGGCCAAAGGTGGTTAAACTATTCAAAGAAGGAACAAAAAAAGACCTCAAGGAATTAAGACGAACCATCTCTTCTAAAGATATTTATGAAACCGAGTTTTTACTACACAGGTTAGCCGGACGAACTGCACAAATGGGTGAAGATTCTATCGCATTTATATTGCGAAAAATGGAGATTGATGCTCGTGCGGGGGATGTTCCCAATATACAGGAATTCAACGATATTGAGCATCGGCTACTCTTGTTTATTGACGCTTTAAACAAAGAGGAAGCAATATAA
- the clpB gene encoding ATP-dependent chaperone ClpB yields MNFNNFTIKAQEAIQKASEITVGNQQQAIEPAHLLKALLVVDENVISHLLKKLNANIPLLNESLDSLIAGFPKVSGSNIYLGNETNAIIQKAQSYLKDFNDEFVSVEHLLLAILNSNGKVSTLLKDHGLTDKDLRKAITELRGNSRVTDQNAEATYNALNKYARNLNEFAESGKLDPVIGRDEEIRRVMQILSRRTKNNPILVGEPGVGKTAIAEGIAHRIIKGDVPENLKSKTVYSLDMGALIAGAKYKGEFEERLKSVVKEVTSSDGQIILFIDEIHTLVGAGGGEGAMDAANILKPALARGELRAIGATTLDEYQKYFEKDKALERRFQIVMVEEPDTQDAISILRGLKERYETHHKVRILDSAIIAAVELSQRYIADRFLPDKAIDLMDEAASKLRLEMDSVPEAVDEIERKIMQLEIEREAIKREKDEKKVESLSEEIAKLTSERDSIRASWQSEKNLVDNINQEMQKIEDYKLEASQAERAGDYGKVAELRYGRIKEAQDNVIKLKADLEDFQSDHRMLKEEVTAEDIAGIVARWTGIPVTKMVESEREKLLKLEEELHKRVAGQSEAIEAVSDAIRRSRAGLSDKNRPIGSFIFLGTTGVGKTELAKSLADFLFNDEHMMVRIDMSEYQERHSVSRLIGAPPGYVGYEEGGQLTEAVRRHPYSVVLLDEIEKAHPDVFNILLQVLDDGHLTDNKGRVVNFKNTIIIMTSNIGSHLIQENFSELHESNRAEVIAKTRNEVFELLKKSIRPEFLNRIDEVIMFTPLSRDEIGEIVHLQFERLQQQLAEMDITLTASPEALDWLAQLGYDPQFGARPLKRVMQKRVLNELSKEILAGKITKDSAIKLDMFDQKFVFLNEA; encoded by the coding sequence ATGAATTTTAACAACTTTACAATAAAAGCACAAGAGGCGATACAAAAAGCCTCAGAAATAACTGTTGGGAACCAACAACAGGCGATTGAGCCTGCTCACTTGCTGAAAGCCCTATTAGTTGTTGATGAAAATGTTATCAGTCATCTTCTAAAGAAGCTCAATGCGAATATACCTCTTTTAAATGAGTCATTAGATTCGTTGATTGCGGGTTTTCCGAAAGTTAGCGGTAGCAATATTTACCTTGGCAATGAGACCAATGCGATTATTCAGAAGGCACAATCATATTTGAAAGATTTCAATGATGAGTTTGTGTCGGTGGAGCATTTGCTATTGGCTATTCTGAATAGCAACGGCAAGGTATCTACTTTGCTAAAAGATCATGGATTGACGGATAAGGATTTAAGAAAAGCGATCACAGAGCTCAGGGGCAACAGCCGAGTAACCGATCAAAATGCTGAAGCAACCTACAATGCTTTGAATAAATATGCCCGTAATCTAAATGAATTCGCAGAATCAGGTAAACTGGATCCGGTAATTGGTCGCGATGAAGAGATTCGACGTGTTATGCAGATCCTTTCGCGACGGACAAAAAACAACCCAATCCTAGTGGGTGAACCGGGTGTTGGTAAAACCGCTATAGCAGAGGGCATTGCACATCGGATTATCAAAGGCGATGTACCTGAAAACCTGAAGAGCAAAACCGTATACTCTCTTGATATGGGAGCACTTATCGCCGGAGCTAAATATAAAGGCGAATTTGAAGAACGCCTGAAGTCAGTTGTAAAAGAAGTGACAAGTAGCGACGGTCAAATCATTCTATTTATTGACGAAATTCACACGCTGGTTGGTGCAGGAGGTGGAGAAGGTGCAATGGACGCGGCGAATATCTTAAAACCAGCCTTGGCAAGAGGTGAATTGCGAGCAATAGGTGCAACTACACTTGACGAATATCAAAAGTATTTTGAAAAAGATAAAGCACTAGAGCGTCGTTTTCAGATCGTAATGGTCGAGGAACCAGACACGCAGGATGCGATCTCAATTCTAAGAGGACTAAAAGAACGTTATGAAACTCATCACAAGGTAAGGATTTTGGACAGCGCGATTATAGCGGCAGTGGAACTGTCCCAACGTTATATAGCTGATCGTTTCTTACCTGACAAAGCTATTGATCTGATGGACGAGGCTGCTTCGAAATTAAGACTTGAAATGGATTCGGTGCCGGAAGCCGTTGACGAAATTGAGCGTAAAATCATGCAGCTTGAAATTGAGCGCGAAGCCATTAAAAGAGAAAAAGACGAGAAGAAAGTAGAATCTCTAAGTGAAGAGATAGCTAAGTTAACAAGCGAAAGAGACTCTATACGTGCCTCTTGGCAAAGTGAAAAAAACCTAGTTGACAATATAAACCAGGAGATGCAGAAGATCGAGGATTATAAGTTGGAAGCATCACAAGCAGAGCGTGCAGGTGATTATGGCAAGGTAGCGGAACTTCGATACGGACGAATTAAGGAAGCCCAAGATAACGTAATTAAACTAAAAGCTGATTTAGAGGACTTCCAGAGCGACCATCGGATGTTAAAAGAAGAAGTAACGGCAGAAGATATTGCGGGGATTGTTGCACGCTGGACAGGTATTCCGGTCACTAAAATGGTGGAAAGCGAACGGGAGAAACTCTTAAAACTTGAAGAAGAACTTCATAAACGAGTTGCTGGACAAAGTGAGGCTATTGAGGCGGTATCTGATGCTATCCGCCGTTCGCGAGCCGGGCTTAGTGACAAGAATCGCCCTATCGGATCCTTTATTTTTCTCGGAACCACCGGGGTAGGTAAAACCGAACTGGCAAAATCGCTTGCTGACTTTCTATTTAACGATGAGCACATGATGGTACGGATTGACATGAGTGAATATCAGGAACGTCATTCTGTATCGAGATTAATAGGTGCTCCTCCAGGATATGTGGGCTATGAAGAAGGCGGACAACTTACTGAAGCTGTAAGGAGACACCCCTATTCAGTTGTACTATTAGATGAGATAGAAAAAGCACATCCTGATGTTTTTAACATTTTATTACAAGTATTAGATGACGGGCATCTAACAGATAACAAAGGAAGGGTTGTTAATTTTAAAAACACGATCATTATCATGACTTCCAATATCGGTTCGCATCTCATCCAAGAGAACTTTTCTGAACTCCATGAAAGCAACCGAGCTGAAGTGATTGCTAAAACACGAAACGAAGTATTTGAATTGTTAAAGAAATCGATACGCCCTGAGTTTTTAAACAGGATTGATGAGGTGATTATGTTCACTCCTCTATCGCGCGATGAGATTGGAGAAATTGTCCATTTGCAATTCGAGAGGCTGCAACAGCAGTTAGCCGAAATGGATATAACATTGACGGCTAGCCCAGAGGCTTTAGACTGGCTAGCACAATTGGGCTATGATCCGCAATTCGGGGCACGGCCATTGAAACGAGTGATGCAGAAAAGAGTGCTTAACGAATTATCAAAAGAGATACTGGCCGGTAAAATAACCAAGGACAGCGCTATCAAACTCGATATGTTTGATCAAAAATTTGTCTTCCTGAACGAGGCTTAA
- a CDS encoding TonB-dependent receptor plug domain-containing protein, producing the protein MGLLFRIVVAKVVFFICIVLPFSLFAQDKIGYADTLNRVDVTRSKLSTSARQPMPSQTLQPAEWSEMNSVSVADAVKYFSGVQVRDYGGIGGLKTIDVRTLGANHNSVLYDGIPVNNAQNGQVDLGNFSLDNIGSLSLYQGQPSTLLLPAKAFSSASVLLLETKEPQFSDNKKTNLRFGLKGGSFGVLNPSLTWEQKLTGLTSLRFNTEYMKAHGEYDFYFRRGIVDTLVRRENSDIESLRLELGLQGYLPDSSEWKLRLYHYFSERGLPGAAVDNRFFSEERQLDRDYFIQGNWKKVVQPWYKMLISAKHQYSYQRYSDPNFLISDGFLINTFKQNEIYLSMANLFVLSEQVQASISADYLHNQLDANLRDFAYPTRNTFLLNAAAEWRWNSLHLQANTLATFWNEKTKTSTEKYHAKDIGYSFSMSWKPLVNHNLYIRAFHKSIFRAPTFNDMYYTFVGSTALKPEYVDEYNIGFTWQKALPGFVEYIEFKGDAYHNSIRDRITAIPMNSLFRWSMVNLGKVQIDGLDIALSGKVRIDRQSDLKAGFNYTYQKAIDKTPNGTTYNQFVPYAPKHSGAFFASVSRNKFSFNYNALYTGERYSLRSNTMENLMPEWLVQNVSASYHTQIGKGIYRISAELNNFADRNYQIIRSYPMPGMHYRIGLQVTF; encoded by the coding sequence ATGGGTTTACTGTTCCGTATAGTGGTTGCGAAAGTCGTTTTTTTCATCTGTATCGTTTTGCCCTTTAGCTTATTCGCTCAGGACAAAATAGGCTATGCGGATACGTTGAATCGAGTGGATGTTACTCGCTCCAAGTTGTCAACATCAGCGCGGCAACCCATGCCCTCTCAAACCCTCCAGCCCGCAGAATGGTCAGAAATGAACAGTGTTAGCGTTGCTGACGCCGTCAAATATTTTTCCGGTGTGCAGGTTCGGGATTATGGTGGTATAGGCGGATTGAAGACGATTGATGTTCGTACTCTAGGTGCCAATCACAATTCGGTGTTATATGACGGTATTCCCGTAAATAACGCGCAGAACGGACAGGTCGATCTCGGCAACTTTTCATTGGATAATATCGGTTCCCTTAGCCTTTACCAGGGACAACCCAGCACACTTCTGTTGCCTGCGAAGGCATTTTCATCTGCCTCGGTCTTGTTGTTGGAGACTAAAGAGCCCCAGTTTTCGGATAATAAAAAGACAAATTTAAGATTCGGATTGAAAGGAGGGAGCTTCGGAGTTTTGAACCCCTCGTTAACTTGGGAACAGAAACTGACCGGCTTAACAAGTTTACGCTTTAATACGGAATATATGAAGGCGCATGGCGAATACGATTTCTACTTCCGGCGCGGCATTGTAGATACACTAGTTCGACGTGAGAACTCCGATATCGAGTCTCTTCGGCTCGAATTAGGCTTGCAGGGCTATTTACCAGATAGCAGCGAATGGAAACTCAGGCTCTATCACTATTTTTCGGAGCGAGGGCTGCCCGGTGCTGCAGTCGACAATCGTTTTTTTTCAGAAGAGCGGCAGCTAGACCGAGATTATTTTATTCAGGGAAACTGGAAGAAGGTCGTCCAGCCTTGGTACAAAATGTTGATCAGTGCAAAGCATCAATATTCTTATCAGCGTTACAGCGACCCAAACTTTCTCATTTCCGATGGTTTTCTAATCAATACGTTCAAACAGAATGAGATTTATCTTTCTATGGCTAATCTTTTCGTTCTATCTGAACAAGTGCAGGCTTCGATCTCAGCCGATTATTTGCATAATCAACTGGATGCCAATTTACGTGATTTTGCCTATCCGACACGAAACACCTTCCTATTGAATGCCGCGGCTGAATGGCGATGGAACAGCCTTCATCTGCAAGCGAACACCTTAGCTACATTTTGGAATGAGAAAACCAAAACATCTACAGAAAAGTATCATGCCAAAGATATAGGTTATTCATTTTCTATGTCTTGGAAGCCATTAGTTAATCATAATCTTTATATTCGCGCTTTCCATAAATCAATATTCAGGGCGCCTACATTTAACGATATGTATTATACCTTTGTGGGCTCAACTGCGTTGAAACCAGAATACGTCGATGAGTATAACATTGGGTTCACCTGGCAGAAAGCTTTGCCCGGTTTCGTTGAGTATATTGAGTTTAAAGGAGATGCTTACCATAATTCAATCAGAGATCGGATTACAGCAATCCCTATGAATAGTTTGTTCCGCTGGTCGATGGTCAACCTAGGGAAAGTTCAGATTGATGGGCTCGATATCGCCCTGTCTGGAAAAGTTAGAATAGACAGGCAAAGCGATCTAAAAGCAGGCTTCAACTATACATATCAAAAGGCGATTGATAAAACACCAAATGGTACAACATACAACCAGTTCGTTCCCTATGCCCCAAAACATAGTGGCGCGTTTTTTGCCTCAGTTAGCCGGAATAAATTTTCGTTTAACTACAATGCTTTGTATACAGGAGAGCGCTATAGTTTGCGGTCTAATACCATGGAGAATTTGATGCCTGAATGGTTGGTGCAAAATGTTTCTGCTTCTTATCATACTCAAATAGGTAAGGGTATTTATCGTATATCGGCAGAACTCAATAACTTTGCAGATAGAAATTATCAAATTATCAGATCTTACCCAATGCCGGGTATGCATTATCGAATAGGTTTACAAGTCACTTTTTAA